Proteins from a single region of Bacillus sp. (in: firmicutes):
- the rlmN gene encoding 23S rRNA (adenine(2503)-C(2))-methyltransferase RlmN has protein sequence MELNKQKPSIYSLQLNELEDWLKKEGEPKFRAAQIFDWLYKKRVDNFAEMLNLSKGLREKLANDFVITTLKTIVQHTSQDGTLKFLFELHDGYSIETVLMRHDYGNSVCVTTQVGCRIGCTFCASTLGGLKRDLEAGEIVAQVLKVQKALDETDERVGSIVVMGIGEPFDNYESLLSFLKIVNNEKGLNIGARHITVSTSGIVPRIYDFANEELQINFAISLHAPNTELRSRLMPINKAYDLKDLIEAVKYYTEKTGRRVTFEYGLFGGINDKTEHAEELAQLIKGLKCHVNLIPVNYVPERNYVRTPKNQIFAFEKTLKKHGINVTIRREQGHDIEAACGQLRAKERKEEAR, from the coding sequence ATGGAATTAAATAAGCAAAAGCCTTCAATCTATTCACTGCAATTAAATGAATTAGAAGATTGGCTAAAGAAAGAAGGGGAGCCGAAATTTAGAGCTGCCCAAATTTTTGATTGGCTTTATAAAAAACGGGTTGATAATTTTGCAGAAATGTTGAATTTATCAAAAGGATTGCGCGAAAAGTTGGCGAATGATTTTGTTATAACAACTTTAAAAACAATCGTTCAACATACTTCACAAGATGGTACGCTTAAATTTTTATTTGAACTTCATGACGGATATTCAATTGAGACAGTGCTAATGCGCCATGATTATGGAAATTCAGTGTGCGTGACAACCCAAGTAGGCTGTAGAATCGGCTGTACGTTTTGTGCTTCAACGCTTGGTGGTTTAAAACGTGACCTCGAAGCAGGGGAAATTGTTGCCCAAGTTTTAAAGGTGCAAAAGGCGCTAGATGAAACAGATGAAAGAGTTGGTTCGATTGTTGTAATGGGAATTGGCGAGCCGTTTGATAATTACGAATCATTGTTGTCATTTTTAAAAATAGTAAATAACGAAAAAGGTTTAAACATCGGAGCAAGACATATTACCGTATCGACGAGTGGAATTGTTCCGAGAATATATGACTTTGCCAATGAAGAATTGCAGATTAATTTTGCTATTTCCTTGCATGCACCAAACACAGAGCTTCGCAGCCGCTTAATGCCAATCAATAAAGCTTATGATTTGAAAGACTTAATCGAAGCAGTGAAATATTATACGGAAAAAACAGGCCGCCGGGTCACCTTTGAGTATGGATTATTTGGCGGTATCAATGACAAGACGGAGCACGCTGAAGAACTTGCACAGTTAATTAAAGGCCTTAAATGTCATGTGAATTTGATTCCTGTTAATTATGTGCCCGAAAGGAACTACGTCCGCACTCCTAAAAATCAAATCTTCGCTTTTGAAAAAACGTTAAAAAAACATGGTATTAACGTAACAATTCGCCGGGAACAAGGACATGATATTGAGGCTGCTTGTGGACAGCTGCGGGCGAAGGAGCGAAAAGAAGAGGCGAGGTGA
- a CDS encoding Stp1/IreP family PP2C-type Ser/Thr phosphatase, whose translation MKSVFLTDRGKVRQHNEDSGGIFFLENELALVVVADGMGGHQAGDVASQMAIAEIEKLWSKETEEQLSTPEKSAQWLKEAVAKINTSIYQYAKENEDCQGMGTTIVVVVLTREFITVGNIGDSRCYILNNNGFAQITDDHSLVYELVRSGQISPEDAEHHPRKNVLMRALGTEETVALDIKTLEWERNDILLLCSDGLTNKVSASDIHTILGEESEVESKARQLIEKANEAGGDDNITVAIVKHDWTESGSE comes from the coding sequence ATGAAGTCAGTTTTTTTAACTGATCGGGGAAAGGTTAGGCAGCATAATGAAGATAGCGGTGGTATTTTCTTTCTTGAAAATGAATTGGCGTTAGTTGTTGTGGCAGATGGTATGGGTGGACATCAAGCAGGAGACGTTGCCAGCCAGATGGCAATCGCAGAAATAGAAAAGCTATGGTCTAAAGAAACAGAAGAGCAATTGTCAACACCTGAAAAATCGGCACAGTGGCTCAAAGAAGCTGTAGCCAAAATAAATACGTCAATCTATCAGTATGCAAAAGAAAATGAAGATTGCCAAGGAATGGGAACAACGATTGTTGTTGTTGTCCTAACCCGAGAATTTATTACCGTTGGCAATATCGGTGACAGCCGCTGTTACATTTTAAATAATAATGGCTTTGCCCAAATTACGGATGATCATTCACTTGTGTATGAATTAGTGCGCAGTGGGCAGATTTCTCCCGAAGACGCCGAGCATCATCCCCGCAAAAACGTGTTAATGAGAGCATTGGGAACAGAAGAGACCGTAGCCTTAGATATAAAGACATTAGAATGGGAAAGAAATGACATTTTGCTCCTTTGTTCTGATGGATTAACGAATAAAGTTTCAGCATCGGACATTCACACGATTTTAGGGGAAGAAAGTGAAGTAGAGAGTAAGGCTAGACAGCTCATCGAAAAGGCCAATGAAGCGGGTGGAGATGATAATATTACCGTTGCCATCGTTAAGCATGACTGGACGGAAAGTGGAAGTGAGTGA
- the pknB gene encoding Stk1 family PASTA domain-containing Ser/Thr kinase — translation MILGKRLNGRYKIIDIIGGGGMANVYLAHDMILDRQVAVKVLKPEFSNDDEFIKRFRREAHSATSLNHPNIVNIYDVGEEGNIYFIVMEYVDGQTLKQYIQQNRVIPVEKVIDIMKQITAAIEHAHQNQIVHRDIKPHNILIDYDGHVKVTDFGIAMALSATSITQTNSVLGSVHYLSPEQARGGMANKKSDIYSLGVVMFELLTGRLPFSGESAISIALKHLQSETPSPKRWNPDIPQSVENIVLKATVKDSFQRYDSVTEMRNDLETALDPKRINEDKFIIPEDDEATKAIPIITSEHQIEQSHDTIIHPVKKEKKKSKKRLFMTILAVALLIGGLAVAALLTIPGLLEPKDVVITDVTNYTMAEAIEELQSIGLKVKPKKIADDLIPEGSVIKTDPPVNSTVKEGYEVTVYESLGKEKIKFENYLGYQLDDAKRELEIKGILDEHILPNYVESDRPENEIVGQLQPKPDERINPDEINGMWVIFQVSKGPQLKIPNMVGWKEERVRKFVKENNLPLDTSEGRYSNEVENGLVLLQEPIGGTIIKKGTMIKVVLSKGPEPKVYEFTKVIPIYNEINEMEQIVEVYIEDMEHEMAGRPEVIRIKETTEIPIKLVIPYNGKASYKIKVNGNLLDSGEISYDSVP, via the coding sequence TTGATACTCGGTAAGCGGTTAAATGGTCGATACAAAATTATTGACATCATCGGCGGCGGCGGAATGGCAAACGTATACCTAGCACATGATATGATTTTAGATCGTCAAGTTGCTGTCAAGGTATTAAAACCGGAATTTTCCAACGATGATGAATTTATTAAACGTTTTCGTCGGGAAGCTCACTCAGCAACAAGTCTAAATCATCCTAACATCGTTAATATTTATGATGTCGGGGAAGAAGGTAATATTTATTTTATTGTGATGGAGTATGTTGATGGGCAAACATTAAAACAATATATTCAACAGAATAGAGTCATTCCGGTTGAAAAAGTAATCGATATTATGAAACAAATTACAGCAGCAATTGAACATGCCCATCAAAATCAAATCGTTCATCGTGACATAAAGCCACATAATATTCTTATTGATTACGACGGACATGTAAAAGTGACTGATTTCGGAATTGCGATGGCCTTAAGTGCAACTTCAATCACGCAAACAAATTCGGTGCTTGGCTCTGTCCATTACTTATCACCCGAACAAGCGCGAGGCGGAATGGCAAATAAGAAATCTGATATATACTCTCTTGGTGTTGTTATGTTTGAACTATTAACAGGCCGTTTGCCCTTTTCAGGAGAATCGGCGATTTCGATTGCTTTAAAGCATTTGCAGAGCGAAACACCGTCACCGAAAAGATGGAATCCAGATATTCCGCAAAGTGTTGAAAATATCGTATTAAAAGCAACTGTAAAGGATTCTTTTCAACGATATGATAGTGTTACGGAAATGCGCAATGATTTAGAAACAGCCCTTGACCCGAAGCGGATTAATGAAGATAAATTTATTATTCCTGAAGATGATGAAGCAACGAAAGCAATCCCAATCATCACAAGTGAACACCAAATTGAACAAAGTCATGATACGATTATTCATCCCGTAAAAAAGGAAAAAAAGAAGTCTAAGAAACGACTTTTCATGACTATATTAGCAGTAGCATTATTAATAGGAGGGCTAGCTGTTGCTGCACTATTAACAATACCAGGACTCTTAGAGCCAAAGGATGTTGTTATTACTGATGTTACTAATTATACGATGGCAGAAGCAATCGAAGAGCTTCAGTCCATTGGCTTAAAAGTAAAGCCAAAGAAAATTGCCGATGATTTAATCCCTGAAGGCTCGGTTATAAAAACAGATCCGCCCGTTAACTCAACCGTTAAGGAAGGGTATGAAGTAACCGTATATGAAAGTTTAGGTAAAGAAAAAATTAAGTTTGAAAATTATCTTGGTTATCAATTAGATGATGCAAAACGGGAATTAGAAATAAAAGGCATTCTCGATGAACATATTCTACCAAACTATGTGGAAAGTGATAGACCTGAGAATGAAATTGTTGGACAGCTTCAACCAAAACCGGATGAACGAATTAATCCTGATGAAATAAATGGGATGTGGGTTATTTTTCAAGTATCGAAAGGCCCGCAATTAAAAATACCGAATATGGTTGGTTGGAAGGAAGAGCGAGTTAGAAAATTTGTTAAGGAAAATAATTTGCCACTTGATACTAGTGAAGGACGGTATTCAAACGAAGTGGAAAATGGTCTTGTGCTTTTACAGGAACCTATTGGTGGAACAATAATTAAAAAAGGGACAATGATTAAAGTCGTCCTTTCAAAAGGGCCGGAACCGAAAGTTTATGAGTTTACAAAGGTTATCCCAATTTATAATGAAATAAATGAAATGGAACAAATAGTGGAAGTTTACATTGAAGATATGGAGCATGAAATGGCTGGAAGGCCTGAAGTAATAAGAATTAAAGAAACAACGGAAATTCCAATCAAATTGGTTATTCCTTATAACGGGAAGGCTTCGTATAAAATAAAGGTGAATGGAAATTTATTAGATAGCGGGGAAATAAGTTACGATTCTGTTCCATAA
- the rsgA gene encoding ribosome small subunit-dependent GTPase A — protein MTEGKIIKALSGFYYVLHEDGITQCRGRGVFRKNGVTLLVGDYVTFEAENETEGYIMEIKPRKNELIRPPISNVDQAILVFSAAAPNFSPVLLDRFLVLIESNYITPVICITKIDLLEEENLRKINNYANDYKEIGYEVIFTSSKTKDGIEKLRPYLRDNISVFAGQSGVGKSSLLNALLPELSLKTNDISNHLGRGKHTTRHVELIRFETGLVADTPGFSSLDFINIEADELERYFPEIKEKSKNCKFRGCLHVKEPKCAIKDAVEKNEIPSYRYEHYVEFLEEIKERKPRY, from the coding sequence ATGACAGAGGGAAAAATTATTAAAGCACTAAGTGGTTTTTATTATGTTTTACATGAGGATGGTATTACACAATGTAGAGGGAGGGGCGTTTTTCGGAAGAATGGTGTTACGCTGCTTGTAGGTGACTATGTTACTTTTGAAGCTGAAAATGAAACTGAAGGGTATATTATGGAAATTAAGCCGAGAAAAAACGAACTTATAAGACCGCCTATTTCCAATGTAGACCAAGCTATTCTCGTCTTTTCAGCGGCAGCACCGAATTTTAGCCCAGTTCTTCTCGACCGTTTTTTAGTGCTTATCGAGTCAAATTATATTACCCCTGTTATATGTATTACTAAGATTGATTTATTAGAGGAAGAAAATTTACGGAAAATTAACAACTATGCAAATGATTATAAAGAAATTGGTTATGAAGTCATATTTACATCCTCAAAGACAAAGGATGGTATTGAAAAACTAAGACCTTATTTGCGAGACAATATTTCGGTATTTGCAGGACAATCCGGGGTTGGGAAATCTTCATTATTAAATGCATTATTACCTGAATTGTCGTTGAAAACAAATGATATATCGAATCACTTAGGGCGTGGGAAACATACGACTAGACATGTTGAGTTAATTCGATTTGAAACTGGTTTAGTGGCAGATACCCCTGGCTTTAGCTCATTAGATTTTATTAATATCGAAGCTGATGAGCTTGAGCGTTATTTTCCGGAAATAAAAGAAAAGTCGAAAAATTGTAAATTTAGAGGTTGTTTACATGTAAAAGAACCAAAATGTGCGATAAAAGATGCTGTGGAGAAAAATGAAATTCCATCTTATCGCTATGAACATTATGTAGAATTTCTTGAAGAAATAAAAGAGAGAAAGCCGAGGTACTAA
- a CDS encoding ribulose-phosphate 3-epimerase: MIKIAPSILSADFAKLGDEIKDVENGGADYIHVDVMDGHFVPNITIGPLIVNAIRPITSLPLDVHLMIENPDLYIPEFAKAGADLITVHVEACKHLHRTLHLIKDNGVKAGVVLNPATPVNMIEHILDDIDIVLFMTVNPGFGGQKFIHPVLPKIKTAADMIKDRGLDIEIEVDGGVNPETAKLCIEAGANVLVAGSAVFNKEDRKKAIADIRG; the protein is encoded by the coding sequence ATGATTAAAATCGCACCATCTATTCTATCAGCAGATTTTGCTAAATTAGGGGATGAAATTAAAGATGTCGAAAATGGGGGAGCGGACTATATTCATGTTGATGTAATGGATGGGCACTTTGTTCCAAATATTACAATTGGTCCACTAATTGTCAATGCCATTAGACCGATTACTAGTCTGCCGCTTGACGTTCATTTAATGATAGAAAACCCTGATTTGTACATTCCAGAGTTTGCTAAAGCGGGGGCCGATCTTATTACTGTTCATGTTGAAGCATGCAAGCATTTACATCGAACCCTTCATTTGATCAAGGATAATGGCGTGAAAGCTGGCGTTGTTCTTAATCCAGCAACACCAGTAAACATGATTGAACATATTCTTGATGACATTGACATCGTCTTATTTATGACGGTGAATCCAGGATTTGGTGGCCAAAAATTTATTCATCCCGTTTTACCTAAAATAAAAACAGCTGCCGACATGATAAAGGATCGTGGGTTAGACATTGAAATTGAAGTTGACGGCGGTGTGAATCCTGAAACGGCGAAGCTTTGTATCGAAGCAGGTGCGAACGTTCTTGTTGCAGGATCGGCCGTTTTTAATAAGGAAGATAGAAAAAAGGCAATCGCCGACATACGTGGATAG
- a CDS encoding stage V sporulation protein SpoVM produces the protein MKFYTIKLPKFLGGFVRAIIGVFKKD, from the coding sequence ATGAAGTTTTATACGATTAAACTACCAAAGTTTTTAGGTGGGTTTGTAAGAGCGATTATTGGAGTATTTAAAAAAGACTAA
- a CDS encoding 50S ribosomal protein L28: MKQCVITGRKTSSGNHRSHAMNANKRRFGANLQKVRILVDGKPKRVWVSARALKSGKVERV, encoded by the coding sequence ATGAAACAATGTGTCATTACTGGCAGAAAGACTAGTTCAGGTAACCACCGTTCACATGCGATGAACGCTAATAAACGTAGATTTGGCGCTAACCTACAAAAAGTGCGCATTTTAGTTGATGGCAAGCCAAAGCGTGTATGGGTTTCTGCACGTGCTCTTAAATCAGGCAAAGTAGAACGCGTATAA
- a CDS encoding Asp23/Gls24 family envelope stress response protein yields the protein MSIEMKTEYGQIEISNEVIATIAGGAAVDCYGIIGMASKNQLKDGISEILRKENFKKGVLVHQENDEVHIDMYIIVSYGTKISEVAHNVQEKVRYTLNQTLGLAIDSINIFVQGVRVINP from the coding sequence ATGTCCATTGAAATGAAAACAGAGTATGGTCAAATTGAGATATCGAACGAAGTGATTGCAACTATTGCAGGTGGTGCTGCTGTTGATTGTTACGGAATTATCGGAATGGCTTCCAAAAACCAATTAAAAGATGGAATTTCGGAAATTTTAAGAAAGGAAAACTTTAAAAAAGGTGTCCTAGTTCATCAAGAAAATGATGAAGTCCATATCGATATGTACATCATTGTCAGCTATGGTACAAAGATTTCCGAAGTAGCACATAATGTGCAAGAAAAGGTTCGATATACTCTCAATCAAACATTAGGTTTAGCTATTGACTCCATCAATATATTTGTACAAGGTGTTCGGGTTATCAATCCATGA